A genomic window from Glycine soja cultivar W05 chromosome 10, ASM419377v2, whole genome shotgun sequence includes:
- the LOC114371779 gene encoding fatty acid amide hydrolase-like has protein sequence MDERDTIPLGHGDGGRTSPPCVPTLSSNDDSNVLGSLRIEKYTSWFNDVHSTEIFDKCDDALNLLSKAHGCEESSSFYHMIEIVIPELLEMQTAHVVSIGSEFLCSLNPDCKDEKGVNLTYDTRTSLALFWSFTTADYVVAQCIRQRSMYYHLEIFKKVDVIVTLTTNMTSPIIPPSALKSRETNMQTTGVSKNRFGKKTKPNRFRTGLISLVFKPNLRIGF, from the exons TCACCACCTTGTGTGCCAACTCTGTCATCCAATGATgattcaaatgtcttgggatcTTTAAGAATCGAAAAGTACACCTCG TGGTTTAATGATGTGCATTCAACTGAAATCTTTGATAAATGTGATGATGCACTTAATCTGCTGTCAAAGGCACATGGTTGTGAAGAAAGTTCATCATTCTATCAT ATGATAGAAATTGTTATACCAGAGCTTCTTGAGATGCAAACTGCCCATGTTGTTTCCATTGGCTCTGAATTCTTATGTTCACTAAATCCTGATTGTAAAGACGA GAAAGGTGTAAATTTGACATATGATACTCGTACAAGTTTGGCACTTTTTTGGTCATTTACAACAGCCGATTATGTTGTAGCCCAATGCATTAG ACAAAGGAGTATGTATTACCACTTGGAGATTTTCAAGAAAGTGGATGTCATAGTAACACTGACCAC caACATGACATCACCCATAATACCTCCCAGTGCTCTTAAAAGTCGTGAAACAAATATGCAGACTACAG GGGTGAGCAAAAACCGTTTTGGGaaaaaaaccaaaccaaaccggTTCCGAACTGGTTtaatcagtttggtttttaaaCCAAATTTGAGAATTGGTTTTTAA
- the LOC114369563 gene encoding F-box/FBD/LRR-repeat protein At1g16930-like: MIMTRSKTQQMKEDRLSGLPDEILFIIMSFIMIKDAVKTCILSKRWRNLWKFLPNLTLHSNDFRSHSVFFEFVSRILSCSDQNHTLHSLDFHGPFYGKPIVMTNLMGYAVYHNIQHLNINVPYNISLSARVFSCPSLKSLRISVSHNVLKRTRIPRSLELPSLLSLHLDNVIISADENGHAEPFSNCKMLNTLYIENCVLLPPHAFVGPKILFISNASLTSLTMNFVYTCSFTTVISTPKISSLAFDDPFWIVRGQKKENAEI, encoded by the exons ATGATCATGACAAGGAGCAAGACTCAACAGATGAAGGAAGACAGACTTAGTGGATTGCCTGAtgaaattttgtttattattatgtctTTCATAATGATAAAAGATGCTGTTAAAACATGCATCCTGTCAAAGCGGTGGAGGAATTTGTGGAAATTCCTCCCTAATCTTACCTTACATTCTAATGATTTCAGAAGTCATAGTGTTTTCTTTGAATTCGTGTCGAGAATTTTGTCTTGCAGTGATCAAAACCATACCCTGCATAGTCTAGATTTCCATGGTCCTTTCTATGGTAAACCCATTGTTATGACAAATCTCATGGGCTACGCTGTCTATCATAATATCCAACACTTGAACATCAATGTCCCTTACAACATTTCTTTATCCGCCCGTGTTTTCTCTTGTCCATCTTTAAAATCTCTCCGTATATCAGTGTCACATAATGTCCTAAAAAGAACAAGAATTCCTAGGTCTCTAGAACTTCCATCATTATTAAGTTTACATCTTGATAATGTTATCATTTCAGCAGATGAAAATGGTCATGCTGAACCCTTCTCCAATTGCAAAATGTTAAACACTTTATACATTGAGAACTGTGTATTGCTCCCTCCACATGCTTTTGTTGGGCCAAAAATCCTCTTTATAAGCAATGCATCCCTAACCAGTTTGACCATGAACTTTGTGTATACTTGTAGCTTCACAACTGTCATATCTACACCGAAGATCTCTTCTTTGGCTTTTGATGATCCTTTTTGGATAGTACGTgggcaaaaaaaggaaaatgctgAG atatga
- the LOC114371780 gene encoding putative UPF0481 protein At3g02645, with protein sequence MPVVIEIKEGEPEECGRACVCRVPKSLCSAKPEAFTPQFVGLGPYHSFDDKLTMTLELKLAAAKRVFKHAFEIPISKSIYEHLYHADAFQKPESSYALAQDGLFLLALLHWSADAEPQQHYSFLTGRQGLPLVNSFGLELTIDAVISDVYMLENQIPTPVLHQVNQASFCKGKSESDEIQPQEDLGAKMQSLCEKHCPLVHLQQLSKKPQEYDHLLDLMYHFIVPDEKPKIDSGNSQLTISQSNQDSVLIYHLLGFISPLFESNPQSSTDEEEGNNSRRNTCCSRCYSLCLGFFSVCRAILGFFLLFICLIIFFVWELIRHIPALFMRALRSIYDLLKYVSRLIQPTVDSLYGSLSTRQSQNQLLKSVTLLVGGVKRASEEILRDKNLDKDVRSVATIPSVTELHKAGIGFQPAKLGGISGIEYDEGTCMFSLPSIKLNVNSEVIMRNLMAYESLIDSKRPLVFSRYVEIMRAIIGTREDVKLLVQREIIQTELSDQVVADLFNGISKSIRPTNTQDLEKVIKKVNAKYDDSQKVNRAMVKYVYSAEKFYTFVAAFVFLVLTAVQAYCSVYSCHRSSRYTKMPSDGDYNYNRDHYFLSSL encoded by the coding sequence ATGCCAGTGGTGATAGAAATCAAAGAGGGTGAACCTGAAGAGTGTGGTAGAGCATGCGTGTGCCGTGTACCCAAATCCTTGTGTTCTGCGAAGCCAGAAGCTTTCACCCCTCAATTTGTGGGCCTCGGGCCCTACCATAGTTTCGATGACAAGCTCACCATGACACTGGAACTCAAGTTAGCTGCAGCCAAGAGGGTCTTCAAGCACGCCTTCGAAATCCCCATCTCCAAATCCATTTATGAACATTTATACCACGCAGATGCGTTTCAAAAACCTGAAAGTTCTTACGCTCTGGCGCAAGATGGCCTTTTCCTTCTAGCTTTACTTCACTGGAGTGCCGATGCCGAGCCTCAACAACACTATAGCTTCTTAACCGGAAGACAAGGCCTTCCCCTGGTCAACTCTTTTGGTCTAGAGTTGACCATTGACGCTGTTATCAGTGATGTTTACATGCTCGAGAACCAAATTCCCACTCCTGTCCTTCACCAAGTCAACCAAGCCTCCTTCTGCAAGGGCAAAAGCGAAAGTGATGAAATTCAACCCCAAGAAGATTTGGGAGCAAAAATGCAAAGTTTATGTGAAAAGCACTGTCCACTTGTCCACTTACAACAACTCTCCAAAAAGCCACAAGAGTATGATCATTTGTTGGATCTCATGTACCATTTCATTGTACCGGATGAGAAACCTAAAATAGACAGCGGAAACAGCCAACTTACGATTTCTCAATCCAACCAAGATAGTGTGTTGATTTATCATTTGCTTGGTTTCATAAGCCCACTGTTTGAATCTAATCCACAGTCCTCTACGGATGAAGAAGAAGGTAACAACAGCAGAAGAAACACATGCTGTTCCAGATGCTATTCCTTGTGCTTGGGATTCTTTTCCGTATGTCGTGCCATTTTAGGTTTCTTTCTGCTGTTTATCtgcttgattatattttttgtttgggaACTTATAAGGCACATTCCAGCGTTATTTATGCGGGCGTTGCGTTCTATTTATGATCTACTAAAATACGTGTCAAGACTCATTCAGCCTACGGTTGATAGTTTATATGGTTCCTTATCAACCCGTCAAAGTCAAAACCAACTCCTCAAATCCGTTACATTGCTTGTCGGAGGAGTTAAGCGAGCAAGTGAAGAAATTTTGCGGGACAAGAATCTGGACAAGGATGTTCGCTCGGTTGCAACAATCCCATCTGTGACGGAACTCCACAAAGCTGGGATTGGGTTTCAACCTGCCAAATTAGGAGGAATCTCAGGCATTGAATACGATGAAGGAACGTGCATGTTTTCTTTGCCTAGTATCAAGTTGAATGTCAACTCAGAAGTGATCATGAGAAACCTGATGGCTTACGAGTCATTAATTGATTCCAAAAGACCCTTAGTGTTTTCAAGGTACGTTGAAATAATGAGAGCTATTATTGGCACTCGTGAGGATGTGAAGCTGTTGGTACAAAGGGAAATCATTCAGACCGAGCTGAGTGACCAAGTCGTCGCGGATCTTTTCAATGGGATTAGCAAATCGATTAGGCCTACCAACACTCAAGATCTGGAAAAAGTGATTAAGAAAGTCAACGCCAAGTACGATGATTCCCAGAAGGTTAATAGGGCCATGGTCAAGTACGTGTATTCTGCAGAGAAATTCTATACGTTTGTTGCTGCTTTTGTATTCTTGGTTCTAACTGCTGTGCAAGCCTATTGCTCCGTATATAGTTGCCATCGCAGCTCAAGATATACCAAGATGCCTTCGGATGGGGATTATAATTACAATAGAGATCATTATTTCCTCAGTTCTTTGTAA